One Brassica oleracea var. oleracea cultivar TO1000 chromosome C7, BOL, whole genome shotgun sequence genomic window carries:
- the LOC106304756 gene encoding ATP-dependent zinc metalloprotease FtsH-like has protein sequence MRETGGVWGFTGSTMTSLMFFWAIYKQFFPYQLRVLIEKYVYKLMGWVSTSVHIKFNEYTGLKKSEAYNSIRNYLSSKSTSRAKRLKANEKRGSKSLVLSLDDHEAVEDVFNGVNVKWCSHVSKREEHSNASSGSEERRYFTLSFHMKHREMIIESYLDHVLREGRKIEFKNRERKLYTNNKSHGWSFKEGKWCSVRFHHPATFETLAMDPEKKEGIKKELVKFSKGKDYYKKVGKPWKRGYLLFGPPGTGKSTMISAMANFLEYDVYDLELTTVKDNSDLKRLLLDTKRKSIIVIEDIDCSLGVTGQKRKKEEEEDQEEEDEEGKKKKASEKAFYEERERSRVTLSGLLNAIDGLWSACSDEKIMVFTTNFVENLDPALIRRGRMDNHIEMGYCRFEAFKVLAKNYLEVETHELYGEIERLVEEIDMSPADVAENLMPKSDEEDAEVCLMRLVKSLEEERENLRTLAEEEVKKKAEWEARKIKKKKKADQEEKKKTKADLEVKEKAADQEERK, from the coding sequence ATGCGTGAGACCGGAGGAGTTTGGGGGTTCACAGGCTCCACAATGACAAGCCTTATGTTCTTCTGGGCGATCTACAAACAGTTCTTCCCTTACCAGCTCCGAGTCCTGATCGAGAAATACGTTTACAAGTTAATGGGATGGGTCTCTACTTCTGTTCACATCAAGTTCAACGAGTACACAGGTCTCAAGAAGAGCGAAGCTTACAACTCCATCCGCAACTACTTGTCCTCCAAGTCAACATCTCGTGCAAAAAGACTTAAGGCTAACGAGAAGAGAGGCAGCAAATCTCTGGTGCTTAGTTTGGACGACCACGAAGCTGTTGAAGACGTGTTCAACGGCGTGAACGTCAAATGGTGCTCTCACGTGAGCAAGCGTGAGGAGCACTCCAACGCGAGCTCAGGTTCCGAGGAGAGAAGGTACTTCACTCTTAGCTTCCACATGAAGCACAGAGAGATGATCATCGAGAGTTATCTCGACCATGTTTTGAGAGAAGGGAGAAAGATCGAGTTCAAGAACAGAGAGAGGAAGCTTTACACCAACAACAAGAGTCACGGTTGGTCTTTTAAGGAAGGCAAATGGTGTAGCGTTCGTTTTCATCATCCGGCTACGTTCGAGACTTTGGCTATGGATCCAGAGAAGAAAGAAGGGATCAAGAAGGAGCTGGTTAAGTTTAGCAAAGGGAAAGATTATTACAAGAAGGTTGGGAAGCCTTGGAAGAGAGGCTATCTCTTGTTTGGTCCTCCCGGGACTGGTAAGTCGACGATGATCTCTGCTATGGCGAACTTCTTGGAGTATGATGTGTATGATCTTGAGCTGACGACCGTGAAGGATAACTCTGACTTGAAGAGGTTGTTGTTGGATACAAAAAGGAAGTCTATAATTGTGATTGAAGATATAGACTGTTCCCTTGGTGTTACCGGGCAGAAGAGGAAGAAGGAGGAAGAGGAGGATCAAGAAGAAGAAGACGAAGAGGGGAAGAAGAAGAAAGCATCTGAGAAGGCTTTTTATGAAGAGAGAGAACGGAGTAGGGTTACTTTGTCAGGGCTACTGAACGCTATTGATGGGTTATGGTCAGCTTGTAGTGATGAGAAGATAATGGTGTTTACTACCAACTTTGTGGAGAATCTTGATCCTGCTTTGATAAGGAGAGGAAGGATGGATAATCATATTGAGATGGGTTATTGTAGGTTTGAGGCGTTTAAGGTTTTGGCTAAGAACTACTTGGAGGTTGAGACGCATGAGTTGTATGGAGAGATTGAGAGGTTGGTGGAGGAGATAGATATGTCTCCTGCTGATGTTGCTGAGAATCTGATGCCTAAGTCTGATGAAGAAGATGCTGAGGTATGTCTTATGCGTTTGGTTAAGTCTTTGGAGGAAGAGAGGGAGAACTTGAGGACGTTAGCCGAGGAAGAGGTGAAGAAGAAAGCAGAGTGGGAAGCTAGGAAAATCAAGAAGAAGAAGAAGGCTGATCAAGAAGAGAAGAAGAAGACGAAGGCAGATCTGGAAGTAAAGGAGAAGGCGGCAGATCAGGAAGAGAGGAAGTAG